Within Brachyhypopomus gauderio isolate BG-103 chromosome 4, BGAUD_0.2, whole genome shotgun sequence, the genomic segment ACCGTGCTCAAGAACGGGGGTAGAGATCAACTTTGGCTGTAGCTTTCACTGGCGTTCCACTTGTGACAATGAGAAAGTGAAGTTAGCTGAGATCCACAGTCCTGTAGAGCCCTGAACCCAACACCAGGAGAGAGAAGataaagagggggagagagagagaggaggagagagagagaggggggagagagaggaggaaagagagaaggagagaggagagagagagaaggaggagagagagggagagagagtgagatggagagagggagagagaacagggggagagatagaggaggagagagagaggggagagaaagggagagagagcagagagagtgagagagcagagaggggaaagagagtgagatagagctgtagagagagggaaagaaagggagagagagcagagaggggaagagataggaagagagagcagagagggggagagggagagagaggaatagagagagggggaaaagggagagagagggagagagggagagagagcagagagagggagagagagagtctgtgacTGTGGCAGACAGCAGGTCCTAGCAGGCGAAGTCTTCGCAGGGCAGAGCGTGGTGACGGCCCTGGTGGAGGTGagcgtggtggtggtgatttGGGAGAATGGTGTTGGCATACGCCCCCTCATCCTGCCCTCTCTTCAGCTCCACGCCATCCTGCCAACCACAAAACACAACGCCGCCTTACACCCCAGCACTCTGCCTGGTGGACGTCTGTCCCTGCGCTGTGGGCTGGGACAACGAGCAGTGTTGTCCTCTAAAGTTCTCCATTAGCATGACTATGACATCACCACAACCTACATCACCACAACCTACAGCACTATGACCTACATCACCATGACATCACCACGACTTACAGCACTATGACCTACATCACCATGACATCACCACGACCTACAGCACCATTACctacatcactatgacctacaGTACCCTGACCTATGTCACCATGACctacatcactatgacctacatcactatgacctacaGTACCCTGACCTACGGCACTATGACctacatcactatgacctacaGCACCATGACTtacatcactatgacctacatcactatgacctacaGTACCCTGACCTACGGCACTATGACctacatcactatgacctacagcaccctgacctacatcactatgacccacagcaccctgacctacatcactatgacctacaTCACCCTGACCTATATCACTATGACctacatcactatgacctacagcaccctgacctacatcactatgacctacatcactatgacctacagcaccctgacctacatcactatgacctacatcactatgacctacatcactatgacctacagcaccctgacctatatcactatgacctacagcaccctgacctacatcactatgacctacatcactatgacctacagcaccctgacctacatcactatgacctacagcaccctgacctacagcaccctgacctacatcactatgacctacatcactatgacctacagcaccctgacctacagcaccctgacctacatcactatgacctacatcactatgacctacatcactatgacctacagcaccctgacctatatcactatgacctacagcaccctgacctacatcactatgacctacagcaccctgacctacatcactatgacctacatcactatgacctacagcaccctgacctacatcactatgacctacatcactatgacctacagcaccctgacctacatcactatgacctacagcaccctgacctacagcaccctgacctacatcactatgacctacaTCCCTATGACACACAGCACCCTGACctacatcactatgacctacatcactatgacctacagcaccctgacctatatcactatgacctacagcaccctgacctacatcactatgacctacatcactatgacctacagcaccctgacctacatcactatgacctacagcaccctgacctacatcactatgacctacagcaccctgacctatatcactatgacctacagcaccctgacctacatcactatgacctacagcaccctgacctacatcactatgacctacagcaccctgacctacagcaccctgacctacatcactatgacctacatcactatgacctacatcactatgacctacagcaccctgacctacagcaccctgacctacatcactatgacctacagcaccctgacctacatcactatgacctactgcaccctgacctacatcactatgacctacagcactatgacctacagcaccctgacctacatcactatgacctacatcactatgacctacaGCACCATGACCTACGGCACTATGACCTACTGCACCCTGACctacatcactatgacctactgcaccctgacctacatcactatgacctacagcaccctgacctacggcactatgacctacatcactatgacctacagcaccctgacctacatcactatgacctacaGCACCCTGACCTACAGAGCTTAATTTCAACCGGCTCCTCAGAGAGAAGAGCCAGCTGGGTTTAACATGCCACTTCAGGCTTGTTCCATTTAAACCTTGTTCCATTTAAACCATCCCACATTCAACACACATGAAACAAGGACACAACTAATATTATCAGGAAACACCTGTGTTTCTTTTATTAACATAAGATCAAATGGCAAACTGTGTGTTATTAttagacaagtgtgtgtgttattattagACCCATTCAGGATTTACACAAGCAGCAACATGACACAGTGATGACTGCGTGggcgcggtgtgtgtgtgcgtgtgtgtgtgcgcgtgtgtgtgtgtgcgtgtgtgtgtgtgtgtgtgtgtgtgtgtgtgtgtgtgtgcgtgtgtgtgtgtgtgtgcgtgtgtgtgtgtgtgtgtgtgtgtgtgtgcgtgcgtgtgtgtgcgtgtgtgtgtgtgtgtgtgtgtgtgcgtgtttgtgtgtgtgtgcatgtttgtgtgtgtgtttgtgtgcgtgtttgtgtgtgtgtgtgtgtgtgtgtgtgtgtttgtgtgtgtgtgtgtgtgtgtgtgtgtgtgtgtgcgtgtttgtgtgtgtgtgtgtgtgtgtgtgtgtgtgtgtgtgtgcgcgcgcgcgcgggcGCGGTGTGTGTGAGCCAGATGCTCACCTTGACTTTACTGTCCTCCAGCTGGACCGTGGCTACTGTGCTGCCACCAGACACCTGCATCTCCGACTGCTGCTGCTTCTGCTCCTGCTGTGGTCTTAACAAATACTGCAACCTTCGTCTGATCagctggagaggagaggagaggagaggagaggaggagagaggaggagaggagaggagaggaggagaagggaggagaggagaggggaagagaagaggagagggtaggagaggagagaaggagagaagatgGTAGGACAGGTGaagagaagaagggaggagaggagagggaagaaggagaggagaagagaagaggagaggggaggagaagggagagggAGTGAAGATTCTACATTATCAGCACTGCAACATCTGATGTAAACCTAAAACTCCTAtagatctttctctctctttacacAATTACATActcgcacacacatgcgcacacacgcacgcacgcacgcacgcaccacgcacaaacacacacacacacacacacacacacacacacacacacacacacacacacacacacacacacacacacacacacacacacacacacacacacacctagtgcCACTGAAGCTATGTGAATAAGCAgcaaatgctgtgtgtgtgaaccaacACCATTACCTCATAAATGTAATCAAGAATTTCCAGGACTGTGAGGATACTGGCGCCTATGAAGAGGCCCATCTGTCCACCGATGTCTCCTGAATTTCAAACGCACCCAGGAGAGGCATttgacacagacagacagcagggtTACATCATGGGTATTCTGCTTTGAAACCCAGAAACTAAACAGTAACGGAATTGTAATTACTGAGAGCTCAGAAAGCAGTTGAGTCCACAGTAGTGCGGAGGATGAGACCCACCAATCAAACCCGCCACGTCGTATGCCTTCCTCTGCTCTATTGTCTCGTAGTTGAGAGCTTCAAAGAAAATATCCAAAATGAGGAAGTTGTCTCTACAAGTAAAGAAATACGATAACAGAATTAAGGGTTAATAATACTGGGATGACTTGGAAGTCTAATGTTGTGAAATGCCTGAATTgtataatatatactatatatatagtatatatacatatatagtatatagtatatactatatactatatatatatatatatatatatatatatatatatatatatatatatatatatatatatatatatatatatatatgtcatagATGAGTTTAAGGCAGTCGTACTCTGCATGCATAAACAACACACACGGTAGAACGGCACCATGGTGGATGGGTGTCTCAGCCCAGAAGCAGCCAGTACCTGATGTAGTCCTCAGATTTGTGGTATTTTCGGGACAGGTAGCGAGCTGAACCTCTGCTGGGGATCTTCACCATGGACAACTCCTTACCATAACGTGTGAGGTTACAGGGGGTCTCACAGGGGCAGGAGTCTCCTGAGCCCATCTGTAGCAgggctaaaacacacacacacacacacacacacacacacacacacacacacacacacacacacacacacacacacacacacacacatcctgcttGAGTATGAAAGTCTATGAGATAATGAGGTCAAACAGCTGAAAAACTATACCTTCcatgcgtatatgtgtgtgattgagaGAGATGTGTTATGTGTGAGAGAAatttgtgtgtgagaggcagagagataTTTTGGGACATATACCAGATATCTGCACACTAGAGTGCCAGAAAGACCAAATGTGCCCTGAATGTGATGAGCCTCCGAGGACATgtgcacaaatgtgtgtgtgtgtgtgtgtgtgtgtgtgtgtgtgtgtgtgtgtgtgtgtgtgtgtgtaagtgtgtgtgtatgtgtgtgtgtgtgtgtgtaagtgtgtgtgtatgtgtgtatgtgtgtgtgtgtatgtgtgtgtgtgtatgtatgtgtaagtgtgtgtgtgtatgtgtgtgtgtgtatgtgcgtgcatgctgtgtgtgtgtatgtgtgtgtgtgtgtgtgtgtgtgtgtgtgtgtgtatgtgtaagtgtgtgtgtgtgtgtgtgtgtgtgtgtgtgtgtgcgcgtgcgcgtgctctgtgtgtgtgcatgtgtgtgtgtgtgtgtgtgtgtgtgtgtgtgtgtgtgtgcgtgtgcgtgtgcgtgtgtgtgtgtgtgtgtgtggtgggggtgctACACAGGTGTTCACCCACATCTGGACTCTTGTGTTTCATTCATCAAGCTCCCACTGGATTAGAGCTCCTcttcgacacacacacacccacagcatgCACAATACCTCTacgacacagcacacacaaacacaaatgtatacacactcatgcacaccaACTAATGTGTCTAAACAAGTTTGCTTTCTACTCTGAAAGGGAGGGTAAAATATCCCCGTACAACAAGAATGATTAGAAGCTTCAGAAGAACGCTGGTCTTTAGAGGAGGTCGTTTCCTCTGATGAAGTGAACCACCTGTTCTAGTAGACAGAAGGTTAGGCCATTCTTAGGGGATATATATCTACATTTAGCCCAATCACCCATTAAATAAGGTTGGAAATCCTTTTGACAGGGTAGATAATTAAATTTCTGGATTATTAGGCAAGGAAGATCATAATTGTTCAGACACATCTCTCATCATCATAAAGAGCTTCATAACCCAGACCAGGAGGCCTGGCTCTCACCGGGCAGAAAGCAGTCCTGTagggtagtgtgagtgtgtgtgtgtgtgtgtgtgttttatgtgtgtgtgtgtttgtgtgtgtgtcagcacgaAAACAACATTTTCATTCCCAGTCAGTCAGTCTTCAGACTCTATAATAGGCACTGCAGAAATCCCATCTtgctgtctctctttctttctctccctctttctctatttCTCTTTATTTTCTTCTCTCTATCATTGGAGCGCAGCACTGATCGTGTTATTCCTCACGCTGTAGTTATTCTTCAGAACCTTTCTGACATGCTTACCCAATGCTTTGTCCACACATTTGATTTTGTTGGGAGTGCAAATATCTGCATTTCCTAAGAGAGAAAAGCAAAAGAAATGATCAGAAAGGAGACGTccagggagagatagagagagagagatagagcgagagagagaggaagaagagaacgaggaagagaaaaggagggagagaacagGACAGGGGGACAGAACAGATAATGGCCTCACTGGGATCTCCACAGCACCACATCACCATTCATGTGGAGGGAGAGTCTGTCACATACTGCTGTTTGTGGCTTAACAGGCTCACTCACGGAGTCAcccaaccccacctcaccccacctcaccccacctcactccacccaccccaccccagtgTGCCAGTACTGGTGGCACACACTCATCAGCACAGTAATGAATCAGAGCTAAACTGCATGGCACACAACCCAACGTGCTCCGCGTGCTGCTGTCTGGCCAAGCCAACCTGCTTTCTATTTGCATCGAGGTGAAATTGATTTGGAGACATTAAGGAGCTGGAACAAACACTAGCAGAACTTAAGACTCCACACGTGCTAATAACTCAGGTGGGGAGAGTTCATTAGTGGTGGGAACTGGCCGGACAAGCCTTCGTCTCCCTGGATGCAGGCAGACACAAGGCACTGGAGCTGAACACGCCCTGTCTCACACCTCTCCCAGAGGCACGGAAGGACCAGCCGTTTGAACGGCGCTGTTTGTTCAGCCGATGGAGGTTCACGTTCCACGGTAAGCACCCCCACTTGGGGCTAAATTAGGGAGAGCAAATTAATTTAGCCAGCGTCTCAAACAATTAGAGCTCACAGCAATTAAAGCAATCTGGGCCAGTCCGTGTCCTGGCTCGAGACCTGCGGAGACGCCGCTCAGCAACCTCAGTGTGGGGGGGAAAGAACAAATCAAACAGAACCAAAGCCCAGCACCGGGCCGGCCTGGGTGCGGGGGGGTTCTGCGGGGCTTACCGGGCATGTGGACCATCCTGCAATGGCACTCCTGCAGAACCAGCCGTGTCTCACAGCGCAGACGGCAGGCACTGATGCTGTAGGTGTCGTAACCAGGGATGATCTGCTCACTGGTGGAGCGACAGTTACCCCATGGCTGGGGCAGGTAGGTCAGCTACAGaggcagagagtgagacacagagagacagacagaaagagagagagagagatagggagagagagggagagaaaagagatAGTTAGAAAGAGACcaagtgagacagagaggcatAGATACAGTGATGGAGAGGCAACGAgatagaaacagagagagagagagagagtcatataaataaagagaaaggaagatgaagagagagacatCGTGGCCTTTAATAATTCTCTCAACTAAAACCCACTGCCCCACTGTACACACATGAGCTTCTCTGTTAAATCTGTTTACATTTATTACTCATTAtactatatttatttattattacccACATATACTATcacaaagctgctttgtgacaacaattgttgtaaaaagcgctatataaataaaatttgattgattgatatacaTTATTATAACTACTTTAATTAACCAGTTCAGGAGTTATAATGACTTGACAGATATCACTGTTCCTGCTGCTGTTACATTGACAGTGGTCACAGTACCTTTGCTGTaagtgttattattattatggtctGGCAATATTGTACTTCTTACAGTCATTGCCAGCAGTACCACCTtgacacacagagagatgtTCACATCATTATTCTGCATCAGTGAGTACATCTGCCCTGTGGGTATTGTAGTTCTTGTCCTGTGGTGTGCTGGTGGTGAGTATGCTTGCCCCTGTGGGTATTGTAGTTCTTTACtatagtgtagtgctggtaGGGCTCCTACTCTTTGTTCTTGACATGACACGAACGTCTGGAATCCTGGTGAGACTCCAAAGCCGAGCTGGTGAATATAGGGAGGTTCATCCTGGCTGTGGATCTGAACACGTATCCCTGCCTCTAAAGACGTCTCATCTACAGACacagggggagacacaggggtgggagacacaggggtGAGACACAGAGgggtgggagacacaggggtGGGAGACAGGAGTGGGAGACACAGGAGTGGGAGACACAGGAGTGGGAGACACGGGGTGGGAGACAGAggtgggagacacaggggtGGGAGACAGAGGTGGGAGACACGAGGGTGGGAGACAggtgggagacacaggggtGGGACACAGAggtgggagacacaggggtGGGAGACACGAGGGTGGGAGACAggtgggagacacaggggtGGGACACAGAGGTGGGAGACACGGGGTGGGAGACAGAGGTGGGAAACACAGGAGTGGGAGACACAGGGGTGGGAAACACAGAGGTGGGAGACACGGGGTGGGAGACAGAggtgggagacacaggggtgggagacacaggggtGGGAGACAGGTGGGAGACACAGAGGTGGGAGACACGGgggtgggagacacagggatggGAGATAGGTGCAGCACCGTAAGACCATTTCACAGAGAACTCACTCTTGTCTTGCTACCTAtatgtgtgtaaggtgtgtaaggtgttttAGGGGTGTAAGGTGTTTtaggtgtgtaatgtgtgttaggtgtgtaaggtgtgtgtgtgaggtgtgttaggtgtgtgtgtgtaaggtgtgtgtgtgtgaggtgtgtgtgttaggtatgttaggtgtgtgtgtgaggtgtgtaaggtgtgtgtgtttgatgtgtgtgtgaggtgtgtgtggtgtgtgtgtgtgagatgtgtgtgtaaggtgtgtgtgtaaggtgtgtgtgaggtgtgtaaggtgtgtgtgtgtgatgtgtgtgtgaggtgtgtgtgatgtgtgtgtgtgaggtgtgtgtgtaaggtgtgtgtgtgaggtgtgtgtgtgtgtgtgatgtgtgaggtgtttgtggtgtgtgtgtaaggtgtgtgtgtgtgtatgaggtgtttgtggtgtgtgtgtgtgaggtgtgtaagACAGCAGTAAAGAGACGGCCGCTGCCTCACTGGTCTCTCTCCATATGGGCAGGTACTCGTCTTGCTGGATGTCCAACATCACCTCCAGGCCGTTACCCATCCCCCCCTGCTTCGTCCTCCTGGACGTTGTCTTGTTGCCATTGAACGTGTAGCACTTGCCGTATCTCGTATAAACCTGAAACAACACGTAGTGGTAGAGAAGACAGAGCCTGTCATGAACGTGATGGCAGAAACAGCGGGCCATAACACAAATTCACCTCATGACATCATGCCTCCCTCAGAACAGGACTAGAAACACAGGActgcgtctgtctgtctgcgtcTGTTTGTTGGCAATTGTGAAATCTGTGCTATCCTGAGCGTCTAGTgaaattgtgtatgtgtgtcgtaAGTTCGGTCTTTCTGTGTTCTTTGTTATTCCTTTGTAATCAGTATTGTAGTTGCTAGCTCTGTCTTTGTCATTGTGTCCTCGTTTAGTTAGTTCTTATGTTTAGCTGAGTGTTTTAGTCCTCTCATGTTTGAACTTTATGATAGGTTCCCACTCAGTTACTGCGTATTGTCTGGTGTTTGTGTCTATGCTTTATCTTAGTTTGCTTTGGTGTTACTTTCTTTCATTTTAGTGTTATCATCTCCTGCGTCCAGCCCACCCGCACGTTACAGCATTCATATtacaggtctgagaaattcatACCAATTACAAGGTTTAAAGCAACAACACAACAATGGCAGTGGTGTATTAACATAAACATTCGTTTGGAGCTTTAATTGGATGCATGGGCTAAGAGTTCAAATGGACTGTGCTCTTTGATTGGCTGCACAATGTACAAGTACAAGGGAACCGTGCCCTGTGATTGGCTGCACGTCCTGGAAGCAATAGAGCAAGAAGGCTTTAAAACTCTTCACACCCTTAAGGATGAATTTCACTGCAGTGACCCCTGTGCACCAGCGCCACCTAAAGGAAGTCCTGCACTTCCCCCTGACCCAGAGAGCAGGTTTATTTTATGGAATTACCCAGTTCAAATCTGTTACCCAGTTCAAAGACTGCAAAGTCTTCAGTCGGTAAGAAACTGCTACATGCATTTGACTTTCAAATGAGGCCGAGGCATTAATAGtccacatattcacacacaaagCCCAGCCAAGGCTCACATAACTTCCCAATCATCACACACCTTGGCCGACCACATACAGATGACGCGCTGAATCCAAACAGCTTTTGAAAAGCTTTTTTAAAATCAGACACCCCATAATGTACAAATACTATGAAAAACCCTGCTGTGTTTAGAGCTTTGGTCCTGCTTTAAGTTAAAAGTGACACAAAGTTGATTATTTAGGCATGGTGTGTCCAAGATCCCTGGACACTctaataaacacaaacacacacaaacacacacacacacacacacacacacacacacacacacacacacacacacacacacacacacacacacatgcgcacgcctTCTTGTGGGCACTGATCTCAGCTGGTTGTGTGGGAATCAAAGCAAGGTTGTGTGGGTAAAATGGGGGCGGGGTGAAACATACCCACAGCTGCAATTACGCCCAGAGACAAAACACACAGCTGAAaaccaggaaacaaacacatagTTTAAAACCAAGACATCATACAAGCCAAGAATTCACTCATATAAGTACATATTATTGTGATtgtaaacacacccacacacaaatgcacacacacacgcacgcgcgcacacacacacacacacacacacacacacacatacaagcacaaacacatacaaaaacatcAAACTGACCATTTACAGAGGAGCTCTGCTATATGTCAGCACcatgggcgcagatggaaattctgaagagaaggggaccaagctgtacaatatacgtttatgcttgtagatgctagattttggatggggtcaatataaatctggaggggacatgtccccccccgtccccagtgccatctgcgcccctggtcAGCACTACTGCATGTGGTAGTGTCCATGATATTATAATTTGATTTAGAGAATAAATACGAAACACTAGTTAGACTCATTACACTAGTTAGACTCGCTACACTAGTTAGACTCGCTACACTAGTTAGACTCATTACACTAATTAGACTCATTACACTAGTTAGACTCGCTACACTAGTTAGACTCATTACACTAATTAGACTCATTACACTAGTTAGACTCGCTACACTAGTTAGACTCATTACACTAGTTAGACTCGCTACACTAGTTAGACTCATTACACTAATTAGACTCATTACACTAGTTAGACTCGCTACACTAGTTAGACTCGCTACACTAGTTAGACTCATTACACTAGTTAGACTCGCTACACTAGTTAGACTCGCTACACTAGTTAGACTCATTACACTAATTAGACTCATTACACTAGTTAGACTCGCTACACTAGTTAGACTCATTACACTAATTAGACTCATTACACTAGTTAGACTCATTACACTAGTTAGACTCGCTACACTAGTTAGACTCGCTACACTAGTTAGACTCATTACACTAGTTAGACTCGCTACACTAGTTAGACTCATTACACTAGTTAGACTCACTAGTTAGACTCATTACACTAGTTAGACTCGCTACACTAGTTAGACTCGCTACACTAGTTAGACTCATTACACTAGTTAGACTCATTACACTAATTAGACTCATTACACTAGTTAGACTCGCTACACTAGTTAGACTCATTACACTAGTTAGACTCATTACACTAGTTAGACTCGCTACACTAGTTAGACTCCCTACTTCCTTTTATGTTctattgagtttttttttttatatagttTATTAGACATGCCTTGTAGATCACGCGACCTCCATATTGGCATGGCGATCTTGCATTATCCTAACCCAGCTGTGGGGAAGCCCCGCCCCATCCACGCCCTCTCTCCACCTAGGGTCAGAGCGCAAAGGAGGAGACAGATTCCTGACCACGCCCCCTCCTCCTTCACTCAGACATGATTGGCAGGGACTGAGATTACCACTACAGTCGAATTTCATGCCACTCCAAGCAGAATGAGGGTGCTTACTGGAGTGGCCATAAGACACTTGTGAAAGAGGCAGTTAAGGAAATGCAGCCATATTGTTCTACTGCCTTATTAAATGTCAGAAATGAAATGGCTTCATTTCGTTCTGATGCTAATGGATCACTGATGACTGTAATTCACCAGCTCCTTGGTGACCTCAGTGAGCATTACGAGGATCTTACGGTTTTTCCCTTAACTGCTTCCTCAAGCTTTGTTGTACTGGTACTGAAATCTGATGCTGTACTGGTAATGAATTCTGCTGATACACTTCTTTTTTACTTAGAGATCTAACAAAGTTTGAGAGTCTAAATATTATCTGAATCTTAGTCTGAATAGTATCTGAAGAAACATTAGACAAATGcattagaaacacacacacagaggacccTCATTTACCCTGCATTACCCTGTATTACCCCGTATTACCCTGCATTACCCTGCATTACCATGTATTACCCTGTATTCTCACATCTACAGTGAAGGAAGGATGCAGGTCTGACTGGGCGTTAATCAAACCCTGTTTATTCTCTGCccatggagggtggtgtagtggtgtagtggcgtagtggtatagtggtgtagtgatatagtggtatagtggtgtagtggtatagtggtgtagtgatatagtggtgtagtggtgtagtgctgtagttgtgtagtggtatagtggtatagttgtgtagtggtgtagtggtgtagtggtatagtggtgtagtgctgtagtgctgtagtggtgtagtgctgtagtggtgtagtggtggagtggtggtggtgtagtggtgtagtgatatagtggtgtagtggtatagtggtatagtggtg encodes:
- the asic4a gene encoding acid-sensing ion channel 4-A isoform X1, with product MPIEFVCKIKFAEEDEKQKDKQDGDKRSLIVEKPSPPAKDLAGFASSCSLHGINHIFVSGRLGVRQALWALAFLLALGLFLYQAAKSAISYLEHPHVTALNEEASAEMVFPAVTICNINRFRFSALTDADIYHLANLTGLPPKNKEGHKATDLDYPAPDMQDIFNRTGHQLDEMLKSCNFSGQNCSAEDFTVVYTRYGKCYTFNGNKTTSRRTKQGGMGNGLEVMLDIQQDEYLPIWRETNETSLEAGIRVQIHSQDEPPYIHQLGFGVSPGFQTFVSCQEQRLTYLPQPWGNCRSTSEQIIPGYDTYSISACRLRCETRLVLQECHCRMVHMPGNADICTPNKIKCVDKALALLQMGSGDSCPCETPCNLTRYGKELSMVKIPSRGSARYLSRKYHKSEDYIRDNFLILDIFFEALNYETIEQRKAYDVAGLIGDIGGQMGLFIGASILTVLEILDYIYELIRRRLQYLLRPQQEQKQQQSEMQVSGGSTVATVQLEDSKVKDGVELKRGQDEGAYANTILPNHHHHAHLHQGRHHALPCEDFAC
- the asic4a gene encoding acid-sensing ion channel 4-A isoform X2 yields the protein MPIEFVCKIKFAEEDEKQKDKQDGDKRSLIVEKPSPPAKDLAGFASSCSLHGINHIFVSGRLGVRQALWALAFLLALGLFLYQAAKSAISYLEHPHVTALNEEASAEMVFPAVTICNINRFRFSALTDADIYHLANLTGLPPKNKEGHKATDLDYPAPDMQDIFNRTGHQLDEMLKSCNFSGQNCSAEDFTVVYTRYGKCYTFNGNKTTSRRTKQGGMGNGLEVMLDIQQDEYLPIWRETNETSLEAGIRVQIHSQDEPPYIHQLGFGVSPGFQTFVSCQEQRLTYLPQPWGNCRSTSEQIIPGYDTYSISACRLRCETRLVLQECHCRMVHMPALLQMGSGDSCPCETPCNLTRYGKELSMVKIPSRGSARYLSRKYHKSEDYIRDNFLILDIFFEALNYETIEQRKAYDVAGLIGDIGGQMGLFIGASILTVLEILDYIYELIRRRLQYLLRPQQEQKQQQSEMQVSGGSTVATVQLEDSKVKDGVELKRGQDEGAYANTILPNHHHHAHLHQGRHHALPCEDFAC